The genomic region ACTGGTCGTTTAACAGCGCGGTATTCGATATACTCATTCTGCTTTGCGGCAATGGACAGATAGCGCGTGGCATTATTGGCCTGCTCTTTTTAATTGTTGTTCTGTTTCTGATCTGGAAGCGGATTCCCCTGTTGCGCTGTGCATATCTGACTGCCGCGGCCTTTGTTCTGCTGACCCCCACGCTCCATCCGTGGTATGTCTTGTGGTTAATCCCATTTCTCGTTTTCTTTCGGCATCCACCTTGGATTGCTTTCTCACTCCTGGTGGTCTTATCCTATCACATTTTGATCCAATACCAGGCCCGCGGTGTATGGGAAGAAGCCGTGTGGGTCCAATGGGTAGAATACGGTGGGTTGGCGCTGGTGGGCATCGCATATTTGCTTTTTAAGCACACGGAAATCTTGACGAAAACAGGACGTTTTTTTAATATACACCGTTCAATCTGATCTCACTGAAAAAAAAGAAAAAACGGGAACTCGAATTGGGCAAAAGCGTTTTTGAAAAAGTTTGAATAAGCAAAGGAGATGGACAGAGATGCACAGATTTATATTCCTATTCTTTTTGCCACTATTTGTCGCCTGTGGGGGGCAAGAACAGTCTGCAGATCTGCTATTTCGAGAGGGCGAACAGGCCACGCACAATATGGCGTCGTATCCAGTGGCTGAGGTCAAACTGGCGGAATTTTTGGAGCGATTTCCCGACGATCCTCGCGCTGAGGTGGCACTACAGGCTCTGGCTCGGGTGTTGATGAATCAGCAGAAACACAAAGAAGCAATTGCGCGATACGAAACTCTGATCGCGCGTTTTCCTCAAAGCCGATATTGTGTACAGGCACAGTTTATGATTGGCTACATCTACGATCAACTCGGCGATTACAAACAGGCGCAGCTGGCCTATCAGCAGGTGGTTGATACATATCCAAATTCTGAGTTGGTGGATGATGCCAAATTTTCGATTGCAAATTTGGGCAAAGCGCCCGAACAGTGGTTGCGTACCAAACCAATAAGTCGAGAGTGATGCAATGACAGTTGGACAAGATATTCAGGTAATCAATGAGCGGGTTGGGCGCGAAAGCGCGTTTGTCGATCGGTTATTGGCCGAGGTGGGCAAGGTCATTGTCGGGCAACAGGACATGATCGAGCGATTGTTAATCGGTCTATTGTGCAACGGCCATGTCTTGCTCGAAGGCGTTCCCGGTCTCGCCAAGACTCTGGCTGTCAATTCATTGGCTCAGGCGATTCAGGCGTCTTTTAAACGCATTCAGTTTACACCCGATTTATTGCCCGCCGACCTGATCGGCACAATGGTCTATCACCGGGAGACGGGCCAATTTGTAGCTCAAAAAGGGCCTATTTTCGCCCAACTTGTACTCGCGGATGAAGTGAATCGCGCACCGTCAAAAGTGCAAAGCGCTATGCTCGAAGCCATGCAAGAGCGTCAAGTTACCATTGGGAATGAAACATTTGCCATGCCCGATCCATTTTTGGTGCTGGCCACTCAAAATCCCATCGAACAAGAGGGAACCTATCCACTGCCCGAGGCACAGGTCGATCGCTTTATGCTGAAAGTGCGGGTAACATATCCCAATAAACAGGAAGAACGCGCTATTGTCGATCGCATGAGCCGCGGCGCAACCCCTCAAATCGAGAACGTTATAACAACTGACGATCTCATTCGTGCGCGAAGCGTAGCCGATGAGATTTACGTGGATGATAAAATCAAAGATTATATCGTCGATCTCGTGTTGGCAACCCGCGATCCGGAGACTTATGGCCTGGATGATTTGCGCGCCCTGATCGAATTTGGCGGATCGCCGCGCGCGTCTATTGCCCTGACCCGCGCTGCCAAAGCGCATGC from Gemmatimonadota bacterium harbors:
- a CDS encoding tetratricopeptide repeat protein; this translates as MHRFIFLFFLPLFVACGGQEQSADLLFREGEQATHNMASYPVAEVKLAEFLERFPDDPRAEVALQALARVLMNQQKHKEAIARYETLIARFPQSRYCVQAQFMIGYIYDQLGDYKQAQLAYQQVVDTYPNSELVDDAKFSIANLGKAPEQWLRTKPISRE
- a CDS encoding MoxR family ATPase, whose product is MTVGQDIQVINERVGRESAFVDRLLAEVGKVIVGQQDMIERLLIGLLCNGHVLLEGVPGLAKTLAVNSLAQAIQASFKRIQFTPDLLPADLIGTMVYHRETGQFVAQKGPIFAQLVLADEVNRAPSKVQSAMLEAMQERQVTIGNETFAMPDPFLVLATQNPIEQEGTYPLPEAQVDRFMLKVRVTYPNKQEERAIVDRMSRGATPQIENVITTDDLIRARSVADEIYVDDKIKDYIVDLVLATRDPETYGLDDLRALIEFGGSPRASIALTRAAKAHAFLHHRGYVTPEDVKAIGLDVLRHRVLVTYEAEAEEIDSEEIARQIFDHVEVP